From Cellulomonas dongxiuzhuiae, the proteins below share one genomic window:
- a CDS encoding PIG-L family deacetylase, translating into MVSFDGRAAGTPPDVWDARLAALPTWPLPRAGRTVVVAAHPDDETLTAGGLLAELAAAGRPADVVVVSDGAASHPGSPTLDPTALARRRVDEVRHAVEILSPASDVTLLGHPDGGLREVRDRVAADLRAVLTAGAPVATLVTTWRGDGHRDHRVLAEVCAELADELGCTLAEAPLWLWHWATPEHPAVPWDDLRALPLSDHAVVLKQRAVAAHTSQVQPLSDHPADAPVLHPRFLRGFDRDVEPFVVHEPARPGPGAPARATLPAAYFDATYARHADPWGFTDRPYEARKRALTLAALPDARYARALEVGCAIGVLTAELAARCDELTGTDVADAALERARERLADAPHVQVVRGALGGTGDDALPGGPFDLVVLSEVGYYLSWADLTAALPDLLTRLARGGTVLACHWRHAVEDYPLPGDAVHRALARAAQDAGLAHLVEHREADLLLDVWSRDPRSVAERTGLR; encoded by the coding sequence GTGGTGAGCTTCGACGGCCGGGCCGCCGGCACGCCGCCGGACGTGTGGGACGCACGGCTCGCGGCCCTGCCGACGTGGCCGCTGCCGCGTGCGGGCCGCACGGTCGTCGTCGCCGCGCACCCGGACGACGAGACGCTGACCGCCGGTGGCCTGCTGGCCGAGCTCGCCGCCGCGGGCCGTCCGGCGGACGTGGTCGTGGTGTCCGACGGCGCCGCGTCGCACCCGGGCTCGCCGACGCTCGACCCGACGGCCCTCGCGCGTCGCCGCGTCGACGAGGTCCGGCACGCCGTCGAGATCCTGTCGCCCGCGTCGGACGTGACGCTCCTGGGCCACCCGGACGGCGGGCTGCGGGAGGTCCGCGACCGGGTCGCGGCCGACCTGCGCGCGGTCCTGACCGCCGGGGCGCCCGTCGCGACGCTCGTCACGACGTGGCGCGGCGACGGCCACCGCGACCACCGGGTGCTGGCGGAGGTGTGCGCCGAGCTCGCCGACGAGCTGGGGTGCACGCTCGCCGAGGCACCCCTGTGGCTGTGGCACTGGGCGACGCCCGAGCACCCCGCGGTGCCGTGGGACGACCTGCGCGCGCTGCCGCTGTCCGACCACGCCGTCGTGCTCAAGCAGCGTGCGGTCGCGGCGCACACGTCGCAGGTGCAGCCGCTGTCGGACCACCCCGCGGACGCGCCCGTGCTGCACCCGCGGTTCCTGCGCGGGTTCGACCGGGACGTCGAGCCGTTCGTCGTGCACGAGCCCGCGCGGCCCGGGCCGGGTGCTCCCGCGCGCGCGACGCTGCCCGCCGCGTACTTCGACGCGACGTACGCCCGGCACGCCGACCCGTGGGGCTTCACCGACCGCCCGTACGAGGCGCGCAAGCGTGCGCTGACCCTCGCGGCGCTGCCCGACGCCCGCTACGCCCGCGCCCTGGAGGTCGGGTGCGCCATCGGCGTCCTGACGGCCGAGCTCGCCGCCCGGTGCGACGAGCTGACGGGCACGGACGTCGCGGACGCGGCCCTGGAGCGCGCACGCGAGCGCCTCGCGGACGCGCCCCACGTCCAGGTCGTGCGGGGCGCCCTGGGCGGCACCGGTGACGACGCCCTGCCCGGCGGCCCGTTCGACCTCGTCGTGCTCTCGGAGGTCGGCTACTACCTGTCGTGGGCCGACCTCACGGCCGCTCTGCCCGACCTGCTGACGCGCCTCGCGCGCGGCGGGACGGTGCTCGCGTGCCACTGGCGGCACGCGGTCGAGGACTACCCGCTGCCCGGGGACGCCGTGCACCGGGCGCTCGCGCGCGCCGCGCAGGACGCCGGTCTGGCGCACCTCGTCGAGCACCGCGAGGCCGACCTGCTGCTCGACGTGTGGAGCCGCGACCCGCGGTCGGTGGCCGAGCGCACGGGGCTGCGGTGA
- a CDS encoding NUDIX hydrolase — METRIAAYAVVVDQGRMLLAHWSEGEYSGWTLPGGGLEFGEHPEEAAVREVREETGYDVEVDGLLGIDSVVHPGAAIGHPDRPDRHALRVIYRAHVVGGTLANEVDGSTDEAAWFPLDAVDDLRRVPLVDVARRFAGLPVRD, encoded by the coding sequence GTGGAGACCCGCATCGCTGCGTACGCCGTCGTCGTCGACCAGGGGCGGATGCTGCTGGCGCACTGGTCGGAGGGCGAGTACTCCGGCTGGACGCTGCCCGGCGGCGGCCTGGAGTTCGGCGAGCACCCCGAGGAGGCCGCCGTGCGCGAGGTCCGCGAGGAGACCGGGTACGACGTCGAGGTCGACGGGCTGCTCGGCATCGACTCGGTCGTGCACCCCGGTGCGGCCATCGGCCACCCCGACCGGCCGGACCGGCACGCGCTGCGCGTCATCTACCGCGCGCACGTCGTCGGCGGGACGCTGGCGAACGAGGTCGACGGGAGCACCGACGAGGCCGCCTGGTTCCCGCTCGACGCGGTCGACGACCTGCGCCGCGTGCCCCTGGTGGACGTCGCGCGCCGGTTCGCCGGGCTGCCCGTGCGGGACTGA
- a CDS encoding FAD-dependent oxidoreductase: protein MGEPGAGQEHVVVIGAGIAGLLTAAALARDGRTVTVLDRDDLPDAPVPRPGVPQGRQPHLLLHRGLLAIEELLPGFGAELLAAGAVPVDTGELAWLGTGGWAPPSHQPHVLLATRPLIEHVARRRVQALPGVRAVGGQRVTGLRRDGASRWLVDAVTAGWSDAPPPPPPPSPGRSDAVPPSSTGGAASPPWPADLVVDASGRASRLPTWLAALGRAEAPVEEVDAHLGYATVRVRLPAEHVVAPGVVVLPQRGRGGGIAVPAEGGRWTVSGTGAGEQRPPRDLPGLRDFLAALRDDSLVRLLAAGEVEGDVATHRQTANRRHRYDRVTGWPDGLLVVGDALCAFDPVYGQGMTVAALEALALRRADGAGRLGRPGVAARAVRTCVRLGELPWQMATSADRVLAGLPTSRAPVSVLAGRWIAEVDRMSTHGDVEAQLALSRLYQLAATPTSLLRPRLVARWLRARVRGLGPPVRRPPVLRDELPVVARGPVGGAR, encoded by the coding sequence ATGGGCGAGCCGGGGGCAGGCCAGGAGCACGTCGTCGTGATCGGTGCCGGCATCGCCGGCCTGCTGACCGCGGCAGCGCTCGCCCGCGACGGCCGCACCGTCACCGTGCTCGACCGCGACGACCTGCCCGACGCGCCCGTGCCCCGGCCCGGCGTGCCGCAGGGGCGGCAGCCGCACCTGCTGCTGCACCGCGGGCTGCTCGCGATCGAGGAGCTGCTGCCCGGGTTCGGGGCCGAGCTGCTGGCGGCCGGTGCCGTGCCGGTCGACACCGGTGAGCTCGCGTGGCTGGGCACGGGCGGGTGGGCGCCGCCGTCGCACCAGCCGCACGTGCTGCTGGCGACGCGTCCGCTCATCGAGCACGTCGCGCGCCGGCGCGTGCAGGCGCTGCCGGGCGTGCGGGCCGTCGGCGGGCAGCGCGTCACCGGCCTCCGGCGGGACGGCGCGTCGCGCTGGCTGGTCGACGCGGTCACGGCGGGCTGGTCCGACGCGCCGCCACCACCGCCACCACCGTCCCCGGGCCGGTCGGATGCCGTGCCACCGTCGTCCACGGGCGGCGCGGCGTCACCGCCGTGGCCCGCCGACCTCGTCGTCGACGCGTCCGGCCGCGCGTCCCGCCTGCCGACGTGGCTCGCGGCCCTCGGTCGCGCCGAGGCGCCGGTCGAGGAGGTCGACGCGCACCTCGGGTACGCGACCGTGCGGGTGCGGCTGCCCGCCGAGCACGTCGTCGCGCCCGGGGTCGTCGTGCTGCCGCAACGGGGACGCGGCGGCGGCATCGCGGTGCCCGCGGAGGGTGGCCGGTGGACCGTGTCCGGCACCGGGGCGGGCGAGCAGCGTCCACCGCGCGACCTGCCCGGGCTCCGGGACTTCCTCGCCGCACTGCGCGACGACTCGCTCGTGCGGCTCCTCGCGGCCGGCGAGGTCGAGGGGGACGTCGCGACGCACCGCCAGACCGCGAACCGCCGCCACCGGTACGACCGCGTCACCGGCTGGCCCGACGGGCTGCTGGTCGTCGGGGACGCGCTGTGCGCGTTCGACCCCGTGTACGGGCAGGGCATGACGGTCGCGGCGCTCGAGGCGCTCGCGCTGCGCCGGGCCGACGGCGCGGGCCGGCTCGGCCGTCCCGGGGTGGCAGCGCGAGCGGTGCGCACGTGCGTGCGCCTCGGGGAGCTGCCGTGGCAGATGGCGACGAGCGCGGACCGGGTCCTCGCGGGGCTGCCGACGTCGCGCGCTCCCGTGTCCGTGCTGGCCGGCCGCTGGATCGCGGAGGTCGACCGGATGAGCACGCACGGCGACGTCGAGGCGCAGCTCGCGCTGTCACGGCTCTACCAGCTCGCCGCGACGCCCACGAGCCTGCTGCGGCCCCGGCTCGTCGCCCGCTGGCTGCGCGCCCGCGTCCGGGGCCTCGGCCCCCCGGTCCGCCGGCCCCCGGTGCTGCGCGACGAGCTGCCCGTGGTCGCGCGCGGACCCGTCGGGGGTGCGCGGTAG
- a CDS encoding pirin family protein has translation MTNLDPHPDEQVCVAGPAADVELVEPRDVPLGGLRAMTVRRTLPSRARSLVGPFCFADHYGPDDVAATGGMDVPPHPHTGLQTVTWLFEGSVLHRDALGSEQVVVPGQLNLMTAGRGICHSEEATPALFPEQRVLHGVQLWTVLPESARHGERAFDHVADVPTFTVDGALVRVFMGALGPVASPARTYSPLVAAQVDVPAGARVVLPVDPTFEHGVLVDTGVLRFEGHDVARSWLAYAPPGRGVLVLEAGDAPVRAVLMGGAPFDEPVLMWWNFVGRTHDEVVEARAQWQAAIAGDTTGLGRFGEVHGYAGPPLPAPELPHVRLRPRER, from the coding sequence GTGACCAACCTCGACCCGCACCCCGACGAGCAGGTGTGCGTCGCGGGCCCGGCGGCCGACGTCGAGCTCGTCGAGCCGCGCGACGTGCCGCTGGGCGGGCTGCGGGCGATGACGGTGCGTCGGACGCTGCCGTCGCGGGCCCGCTCGCTGGTCGGCCCGTTCTGCTTCGCGGACCACTACGGCCCGGACGACGTCGCGGCCACCGGCGGCATGGACGTGCCCCCGCACCCGCACACCGGGCTGCAGACGGTCACGTGGCTGTTCGAGGGGTCGGTGCTGCACCGCGACGCGCTCGGCTCGGAGCAGGTCGTGGTCCCCGGGCAGCTCAACCTCATGACCGCGGGCCGCGGCATCTGCCACAGCGAGGAGGCCACGCCGGCGCTGTTCCCCGAGCAGCGGGTGCTGCACGGCGTGCAGCTGTGGACGGTGCTGCCGGAGTCCGCCCGGCACGGTGAGCGCGCGTTCGACCACGTCGCCGACGTGCCGACGTTCACGGTCGACGGCGCGCTGGTCCGCGTCTTCATGGGGGCGCTGGGCCCGGTGGCGTCGCCGGCGCGCACGTACTCGCCGCTCGTCGCGGCGCAGGTCGACGTGCCCGCGGGTGCGCGCGTGGTCCTGCCCGTGGACCCGACCTTCGAGCACGGCGTCCTGGTCGACACCGGCGTTCTGCGCTTCGAGGGTCACGACGTCGCCCGGTCGTGGCTCGCGTACGCGCCGCCCGGCCGCGGCGTGCTGGTCCTCGAAGCCGGTGACGCGCCCGTGCGGGCGGTGCTGATGGGCGGCGCACCGTTCGACGAGCCCGTCCTCATGTGGTGGAACTTCGTCGGGCGCACGCACGACGAGGTCGTCGAGGCGCGCGCGCAGTGGCAGGCCGCGATCGCGGGCGACACCACCGGGCTGGGCCGGTTCGGCGAGGTCCACGGCTACGCCGGCCCGCCGCTCCCTGCCCCGGAGCTCCCGCACGTCCGCCTGCGCCCCCGCGAGCGCTGA
- a CDS encoding acyl-CoA dehydrogenase family protein has protein sequence MPRTSSPVRLGTHAPWLPDVLPADPDDALTAVRGWPADLRPGAGSTLRLWSLLATLGAHDLGVARAVEPHLDALAIREQAGLPAGGERTWGVFAAEGPGVRLDAVPHGDAWRLTGTKPWCSLANRLDAALVTAHLPDGERALFAVDLTDPGVAPVDQPWASRGLTEIPSTPVAFDDVPAAPVGGPGWYLARPGFWWGGIGVAACWYGGATGLARTLWQRATITDDRLVAMHLGAVDASLQDARRALEEAARVVDGDLDAGVSGSVVARRVRASVARACEDVLARVGHALGPAPLALDAEHAKRVADLQVYVRQHHAERDEASLGAALAGRDVAPW, from the coding sequence GTGCCACGCACCAGCTCCCCCGTCCGGCTCGGTACGCACGCACCGTGGCTGCCGGACGTCCTGCCGGCCGACCCCGACGACGCGCTCACCGCCGTCCGCGGCTGGCCTGCCGACCTGCGTCCCGGTGCCGGCTCGACCCTGCGCCTGTGGTCGCTGCTCGCGACGCTCGGCGCGCACGACCTGGGCGTCGCGCGTGCCGTCGAGCCGCACCTCGACGCCCTCGCGATCCGTGAGCAGGCCGGGCTGCCGGCCGGCGGTGAGCGCACGTGGGGCGTGTTCGCAGCCGAGGGTCCGGGCGTCCGGCTCGACGCGGTGCCGCACGGTGACGCCTGGCGCCTCACCGGCACCAAGCCGTGGTGCTCGCTCGCGAACCGTCTGGACGCCGCGCTCGTGACCGCCCACCTGCCCGACGGTGAGCGCGCGCTGTTCGCGGTCGACCTGACGGACCCGGGGGTCGCGCCCGTCGACCAGCCGTGGGCGTCGCGCGGGCTCACGGAGATCCCCTCGACGCCCGTCGCGTTCGACGACGTCCCCGCCGCACCCGTCGGCGGGCCCGGCTGGTACCTGGCGCGGCCGGGGTTCTGGTGGGGCGGCATCGGCGTGGCCGCGTGCTGGTACGGCGGCGCGACGGGCCTGGCGCGCACGCTCTGGCAGCGCGCGACGATCACCGACGACCGGCTCGTCGCGATGCACCTCGGTGCGGTCGACGCGTCCCTCCAGGACGCGCGCCGCGCGCTCGAGGAGGCCGCGCGCGTCGTGGACGGCGACCTGGACGCGGGCGTGAGCGGGTCCGTGGTCGCCCGGCGCGTGCGCGCGAGCGTCGCCCGGGCGTGCGAGGACGTGCTCGCGCGCGTCGGCCACGCGCTGGGCCCGGCACCGCTCGCGCTCGACGCCGAGCACGCCAAGCGCGTCGCGGACCTGCAGGTCTACGTGCGCCAGCACCACGCCGAACGCGACGAGGCCTCGCTGGGGGCGGCGCTCGCGGGTCGTGACGTGGCGCCGTGGTGA
- a CDS encoding dihydrofolate reductase family protein has protein sequence MATVVSTLFISLDGVAEIDPEWHFPYFDDEMGAAVGEDYEDVDVLVLGRVTYDSFAGAWPDREAAGGEDAGFAKELGDVRKLVATRGDQDLGWRNVERTPDVVAAVRALREDATVGKVLVAGSISVVRQLLDADLLDELRLFVHPVAARKGERLFAEADTFRPFALLRSQALPRGVLRVVYAPAALPGEATYDDAKEHLPDA, from the coding sequence ATGGCGACCGTCGTCTCCACCCTGTTCATCTCGCTCGACGGCGTGGCCGAGATCGACCCGGAATGGCACTTCCCGTACTTCGACGACGAGATGGGCGCGGCCGTCGGCGAGGACTACGAGGACGTCGACGTGCTCGTCCTGGGCCGCGTCACGTACGACTCGTTCGCCGGCGCGTGGCCCGACCGCGAGGCCGCGGGCGGGGAGGACGCGGGGTTCGCGAAGGAGCTCGGTGACGTGCGCAAGCTCGTCGCGACCCGGGGCGACCAGGACCTGGGTTGGCGCAACGTCGAGCGAACGCCCGACGTCGTCGCCGCGGTCCGGGCCCTGCGGGAGGACGCGACGGTGGGCAAGGTCCTCGTCGCCGGGTCGATCTCGGTGGTCCGCCAGCTCCTCGACGCCGACCTCCTCGACGAGCTGCGGCTGTTCGTCCACCCCGTCGCCGCGCGCAAGGGGGAGCGGCTGTTCGCCGAGGCCGACACGTTCCGGCCGTTCGCGCTGCTGCGCTCGCAGGCGCTGCCCCGCGGGGTGCTCCGCGTGGTCTACGCGCCCGCCGCGCTGCCGGGGGAGGCGACGTACGACGACGCCAAGGAGCACCTGCCGGACGCGTGA
- a CDS encoding Pr6Pr family membrane protein, with protein MTDLPTPATARVVGVLRLVVAVAVLVVLAVSYAEQRAAGRGALVDFLGYFTNLTSLLASVVLLVTGTLLVAGRPVGAGLTVARGVAAACLVVVAVVYNFLVPGEGGATAWVSAVLHLGFPCVAALDWLLVADRPPLPWRRLWVVLPYPLAWLGVVLVRGAADGWVPYGFLLPERGAGSVTLHVLGLVVVLVAAGALVWAASRVRRLPRRRAAPADA; from the coding sequence GTGACGGACCTCCCGACGCCCGCGACGGCTCGCGTCGTGGGGGTCCTGCGGCTCGTCGTGGCGGTCGCGGTGCTCGTGGTGCTGGCGGTGTCGTACGCCGAGCAGCGTGCTGCGGGACGCGGGGCGCTCGTCGACTTCCTCGGGTACTTCACCAACCTGACGAGCCTGCTCGCGAGCGTCGTCCTCCTCGTGACGGGCACGCTCCTCGTCGCCGGCCGGCCGGTTGGAGCCGGGCTGACCGTCGCCCGCGGCGTGGCGGCGGCGTGCCTGGTCGTCGTCGCGGTCGTCTACAACTTCCTGGTGCCCGGCGAGGGCGGGGCCACGGCGTGGGTGAGCGCGGTGCTGCACCTGGGGTTCCCATGCGTCGCCGCGCTCGACTGGCTGCTCGTCGCCGATCGTCCGCCGCTGCCGTGGCGCCGCCTGTGGGTCGTGCTGCCGTACCCGCTGGCGTGGCTCGGGGTCGTCCTGGTGCGCGGCGCCGCCGACGGCTGGGTGCCCTACGGGTTCCTGCTGCCGGAGCGGGGCGCCGGCTCGGTGACGCTGCACGTGCTCGGGCTGGTCGTGGTCCTGGTGGCTGCGGGCGCGCTCGTGTGGGCGGCCAGCCGGGTGCGCAGGCTGCCGCGTCGTCGCGCCGCGCCCGCGGACGCCTGA
- a CDS encoding class I SAM-dependent methyltransferase, protein MGLRQVAWRACYELLGARVRQPAWTFMNYGYAPLDATASPLVLDPADEPDRYGIGLYAHVLDGLDLAGTDVLEVGSGRGGGASWVARSRGPRTTTGVDLAASAVALSRRDRRGPGLRFVRGDALALPFDDASFDVVLNVESSHCYPSVDRFVAEVHRVLRPGGTFAWADFRGADDVAATRAQLRSSGLAPVREDDITAEVLHALRLDDARRAALVRDWIPRLVQPAFRPFAGLDGTRTHDRFTTGATRYLSAQLVRER, encoded by the coding sequence ATGGGACTTCGACAGGTCGCGTGGCGTGCGTGCTACGAGCTGCTCGGCGCGCGCGTCCGGCAGCCCGCGTGGACGTTCATGAACTACGGCTACGCGCCGCTCGACGCCACCGCGTCGCCGCTCGTCCTCGACCCCGCCGACGAGCCGGACCGGTACGGCATCGGGCTCTACGCGCACGTCCTGGACGGTCTCGACCTCGCCGGCACGGACGTCCTCGAGGTCGGGTCCGGGCGGGGCGGGGGAGCGTCGTGGGTCGCGCGCTCGCGCGGGCCGCGCACGACCACGGGCGTGGACCTGGCGGCCTCGGCGGTCGCCCTCAGCCGTCGGGACCGCCGCGGCCCCGGGCTGCGGTTCGTCCGGGGCGACGCGCTCGCGCTGCCGTTCGACGACGCGTCGTTCGACGTCGTGCTCAACGTCGAGTCGTCGCACTGCTACCCGTCGGTGGACAGGTTCGTCGCCGAGGTGCACCGCGTGCTGCGCCCGGGCGGCACGTTCGCGTGGGCGGACTTCCGCGGCGCGGACGACGTCGCGGCCACGCGCGCGCAGCTGCGGTCCAGCGGGCTCGCGCCGGTGCGCGAGGACGACATCACGGCCGAGGTGCTGCACGCGCTGCGCCTCGACGACGCGCGGCGTGCCGCGCTGGTGCGGGACTGGATCCCGCGCCTGGTGCAGCCGGCGTTCCGGCCGTTCGCCGGCCTCGACGGCACGCGCACGCACGACCGGTTCACCACGGGCGCGACGCGGTACCTGTCGGCGCAGCTCGTCCGGGAGCGGTGA
- a CDS encoding glycosyltransferase — translation MSAHGVTHVAVVVPVRDEEALLGRCLLALGAARDALLARGGCTVDLVVVLDACRDASAEVVAGYVRARGGRDAGVRALHLEAGDVGTARRTGVDAALAAADLPRTWLACTDADSQVRPDWLVEHVRLADAGADVVVGTVHPDPADLSVAQWETWRTTHVTGRPNGHVHGANLGVRASAYARAGGFLPAREHEDVDLVARLRATGAHVVASDVVDVRTSGRPVGRTPGGYAGHLAATLLRV, via the coding sequence GTGAGCGCGCACGGCGTCACGCACGTCGCGGTCGTCGTGCCCGTGCGCGACGAGGAGGCGCTGCTCGGCCGCTGCCTGCTCGCGCTCGGCGCCGCGCGGGACGCGCTGCTCGCGCGCGGCGGCTGCACGGTCGACCTCGTCGTGGTGCTCGACGCGTGCCGGGACGCGAGCGCGGAGGTCGTCGCGGGGTACGTGCGCGCCCGGGGCGGACGCGACGCGGGCGTGCGGGCGCTGCACCTCGAGGCCGGTGACGTGGGTACGGCCCGCCGCACGGGGGTCGACGCCGCGCTCGCGGCCGCCGACCTCCCCCGCACGTGGCTGGCCTGCACCGACGCCGACTCGCAGGTCCGCCCGGACTGGCTCGTCGAGCACGTGCGCCTCGCCGACGCGGGCGCCGACGTGGTCGTCGGGACCGTGCACCCCGACCCCGCGGACCTCAGCGTCGCGCAGTGGGAGACGTGGCGCACGACGCACGTCACGGGCCGCCCCAACGGGCACGTGCACGGTGCGAACCTCGGCGTGCGGGCCTCCGCGTACGCGCGCGCGGGCGGGTTCCTGCCGGCCCGCGAGCACGAGGACGTCGACCTCGTGGCGCGCCTGCGTGCGACGGGTGCGCACGTCGTGGCGTCCGACGTGGTCGACGTGCGCACGTCCGGGCGGCCCGTCGGCCGCACGCCCGGCGGGTACGCGGGCCACCTGGCCGCGACGCTGCTGCGGGTCTGA